From Virgibacillus natechei, the proteins below share one genomic window:
- a CDS encoding PBSX family phage terminase large subunit, with protein MNKINIADLINKNFYSFWLNDKPNAILSGGRSSMKSSVISLKLVIDFLEDDQGNVVCLRKVAKYLATSVYEQIKWAIYMLGVEDEFFFGRSPLVIMHRPTNTGFYFHGVDDPLKLKSMNIANGYYMALWYEELAEFAGVEDIDVVEDTFIRQDLGDKQVKVYYSYNPPRNPYSWVNEWKDSKASDDDYFLHHSTYLEDEKGFLSNQLIRKIEKYKELDYDYWRWMYSGEIIGLGGLVYNAAHFKWRDEMPSDDDILMIDIASDSGYSVSATVFLALGFTKRGNVYLLDTYYYSPANKTVKKAPSEFSKALNEFEKDVTSKHPKPIDMRTIDSAEAALRNQYFKDYGVRLHPVAKKKKVNMIENVTDLLAQGRFFMLNNENNKIFYEEHKKYVWDEDTLQTDDPKVIKEDDHSVDAFQYYVQDNLQKLGLKN; from the coding sequence ATGAATAAGATAAATATTGCGGATTTAATAAATAAGAATTTTTATTCATTTTGGCTAAACGATAAACCTAACGCTATATTATCTGGTGGTCGTTCTTCCATGAAATCATCTGTAATCAGTTTAAAGTTGGTCATTGACTTTTTGGAGGATGACCAGGGCAACGTGGTGTGTTTGCGCAAAGTAGCTAAATATCTAGCGACATCGGTATATGAGCAAATCAAGTGGGCTATATACATGCTAGGTGTAGAGGATGAATTCTTTTTTGGCCGATCTCCATTAGTCATTATGCACAGACCAACTAATACAGGGTTCTATTTCCACGGCGTGGATGATCCATTAAAGCTAAAGTCTATGAATATAGCTAATGGTTACTACATGGCTTTATGGTATGAGGAACTAGCTGAGTTTGCAGGCGTTGAGGATATTGACGTTGTGGAAGACACATTTATTAGGCAGGATTTAGGCGATAAACAAGTAAAGGTGTACTACTCGTATAATCCCCCGCGTAATCCGTACAGTTGGGTAAATGAGTGGAAGGATAGTAAAGCTAGTGACGATGACTATTTCTTGCACCACTCAACTTATTTGGAAGATGAGAAGGGGTTCTTATCCAATCAGTTAATACGCAAGATTGAAAAGTACAAGGAATTAGATTATGACTATTGGCGTTGGATGTACTCAGGAGAGATAATCGGATTAGGTGGATTAGTTTATAATGCTGCACACTTTAAATGGCGTGACGAGATGCCTAGTGATGACGACATACTAATGATTGATATTGCTAGTGATAGTGGTTATTCCGTGTCCGCCACTGTATTCCTGGCATTAGGCTTTACAAAGCGAGGAAACGTGTACTTACTAGATACCTACTATTACTCACCTGCTAACAAGACAGTCAAGAAAGCACCTAGTGAGTTCTCGAAAGCATTAAATGAATTCGAGAAGGACGTAACAAGCAAACACCCTAAGCCTATTGATATGCGTACAATTGATTCTGCGGAAGCTGCATTGCGTAACCAGTATTTTAAGGATTACGGGGTAAGGTTGCATCCAGTAGCTAAGAAAAAGAAAGTTAATATGATCGAAAATGTAACCGACCTGCTAGCACAAGGTCGTTTTTTTATGCTTAATAACGAGAATAACAAAATATTCTATGAAGAACACAAAAAGTATGTATGGGATGAAGATACGTTGCAAACTGATGATCCCAAGGTAATAAAAGAGGACGATCATTCTGTCGATGCCTTTCAATATTATGTGCAAGACAACTTACAGAAACTAGGACTTAAAAATTAG
- a CDS encoding phage portal protein — MWKKILNALKGGLAKLGLIRSINSISDHKDIEMDEEMFQNIDVWKDLYRGYHAPFHEIKYHTLDGQKKRTMHTLGLPKVLAGEMASLVFNEKCEISISDQGLSDNIDEVFKQNKFHKKFQDYIEYEFAHGGMVIKPYVEDNKIKLSFVTADCFIPLSWDNDTITEAVFPNEFKRGDKKYTHLEWHLWEQGTYVIRNEVYESSGNDLGHKVSLEQFFPGLDEEVRINGLKKALFIHFKPNTANNIDTQSPLGISIFANALDTIKSIDTAFDSFNREFRLGKKRIIVPSHMVKSVVNTETGAMERYFDSTDETYESFNTQGMDESKIQDVSIELRVDEHIAGINAMLNLLATQTGFSEGTFSFDGQSMKTATEVISENSKTFKSKQSHEIIIEAGLQELVESIANIAKLYGIFSAPDDIEVSVSFDDSIAEDKTAIISKQIQMVTNKLTSKKKAIMKIHGITEDEAALLIAEINDENATATADSVDMFGTGGGNNGTNTN; from the coding sequence TTGTGGAAAAAGATATTAAATGCGCTGAAAGGAGGTCTTGCTAAATTGGGGCTTATTAGATCTATCAATAGTATATCAGATCACAAGGACATCGAAATGGACGAAGAAATGTTCCAAAACATTGACGTATGGAAAGACTTATATCGCGGGTATCACGCCCCGTTTCATGAAATAAAATACCATACATTAGATGGGCAAAAGAAACGCACAATGCACACGCTAGGGTTGCCGAAGGTGTTAGCAGGTGAGATGGCTTCACTTGTTTTTAACGAGAAATGTGAGATTAGCATAAGTGATCAAGGATTATCCGATAACATCGATGAAGTGTTTAAGCAGAATAAATTCCATAAGAAATTCCAGGACTATATAGAATACGAATTCGCACACGGCGGTATGGTTATCAAGCCATATGTAGAAGATAACAAGATCAAACTATCTTTCGTTACTGCCGATTGTTTTATACCTCTCTCTTGGGATAACGATACGATAACCGAAGCAGTATTTCCTAATGAGTTCAAACGTGGAGATAAGAAGTATACGCATCTTGAATGGCATTTATGGGAGCAAGGAACTTATGTTATTCGCAATGAAGTATATGAGTCTAGTGGTAACGATTTAGGGCATAAGGTATCGCTTGAGCAATTCTTCCCAGGGTTAGATGAAGAAGTAAGGATAAACGGACTTAAAAAGGCTCTATTTATTCATTTCAAACCTAACACAGCTAACAACATAGATACACAATCACCGTTAGGCATCTCCATCTTTGCTAATGCGCTAGATACTATTAAAAGCATTGATACAGCGTTTGACAGCTTTAATAGGGAGTTTAGGCTAGGCAAGAAGCGTATTATAGTGCCAAGTCATATGGTAAAAAGCGTTGTTAATACCGAAACTGGTGCAATGGAAAGGTACTTTGATTCGACAGATGAAACATACGAATCATTTAATACGCAGGGCATGGACGAGAGCAAGATACAAGACGTTAGCATTGAATTACGAGTTGACGAACATATAGCTGGAATAAATGCGATGCTTAATCTACTGGCAACGCAAACAGGGTTTTCAGAAGGTACGTTTTCGTTTGATGGACAATCCATGAAAACGGCTACTGAGGTAATAAGCGAGAATAGCAAGACTTTCAAAAGTAAGCAATCGCATGAAATCATCATTGAAGCAGGATTGCAAGAATTAGTTGAGTCTATCGCTAACATTGCGAAGTTATACGGTATATTCAGCGCACCAGATGACATTGAGGTGTCGGTATCGTTTGACGACAGCATAGCCGAGGATAAGACGGCAATCATATCCAAGCAAATACAAATGGTTACTAATAAGCTAACATCTAAGAAAAAAGCCATTATGAAGATACACGGTATCACTGAGGACGAAGCTGCATTATTAATCGCAGAAATTAATGACGAAAATGCCACTGCTACTGCTGATAGTGTGGATATGTTCGGAACAGGAGGCGGAAATAATGGAACGAATACAAATTAA
- a CDS encoding phage minor capsid protein — MDKRKLQNLSKPTVDVYNGIEEQLLINIAERIARHNSLLDGDIEAWQTQVLSELNSLSDDNVKFLASQTDKTKDEIVKMLDKAGYGSLTENEEILQEGVKAGRLDEPPKLRESSALAGILATYEAQATDKMNLVNSTLLDQSQQAYRDIVNRTTGQVLAGVSTGQEALRQTASEWAEQGVPALIDRGGRRWSTEAYVSAVTRSTSNNIANEMQLERMEEYGSDLIEISSHSGARKNCFPYQGKVFSRSGEHGNYPPLSSTSYGEPSGIAGVNCGHVFHVFIEGISERTYEQGDKKENDKVYEESQKQRYLERQIRHAKREERMMESLGDDEGVKAAHRKVLDRQKNQREFLKSSGRTRRYDREAIH, encoded by the coding sequence ATGGATAAGCGCAAACTACAGAATCTATCCAAGCCTACTGTAGATGTTTACAACGGTATAGAGGAACAACTACTTATTAACATAGCCGAACGTATAGCAAGGCATAATTCATTGCTTGACGGTGATATCGAAGCGTGGCAGACGCAAGTGTTAAGTGAATTAAACTCATTGAGTGATGATAATGTGAAATTCCTTGCTAGTCAGACGGATAAAACAAAAGATGAGATTGTCAAAATGCTAGATAAAGCAGGTTATGGGTCACTAACAGAAAACGAGGAAATATTGCAAGAAGGTGTTAAAGCAGGACGATTGGATGAGCCACCTAAATTACGTGAGAGTTCAGCGTTAGCTGGGATACTAGCAACATATGAAGCCCAAGCAACTGACAAGATGAATCTAGTTAACTCAACTCTATTAGATCAGTCACAGCAGGCTTATAGAGATATTGTTAACCGTACAACTGGACAAGTATTAGCGGGTGTGTCAACTGGGCAAGAGGCATTAAGGCAGACAGCTAGCGAGTGGGCAGAACAAGGTGTACCTGCATTAATCGATAGAGGCGGAAGACGTTGGAGCACAGAGGCTTATGTGTCAGCGGTGACGCGTTCTACGAGTAATAATATAGCTAACGAAATGCAACTGGAACGCATGGAAGAATACGGATCGGATTTAATCGAAATATCGAGCCATTCAGGCGCACGCAAAAATTGTTTCCCATATCAAGGTAAAGTTTTTTCAAGGAGTGGAGAGCATGGCAATTATCCACCACTTAGTAGCACATCATATGGCGAACCTAGCGGGATAGCGGGCGTAAATTGTGGCCATGTATTTCATGTTTTTATTGAAGGCATATCAGAACGAACTTACGAACAAGGTGACAAAAAAGAAAACGATAAAGTATATGAAGAAAGTCAAAAACAACGCTATCTTGAACGACAGATCAGACATGCCAAACGTGAAGAACGCATGATGGAATCGCTTGGTGATGATGAAGGTGTCAAGGCAGCGCACAGGAAAGTATTAGATAGGCAGAAAAACCAGAGGGAATTCCTTAAATCAAGCGGGCGCACGCGCAGGTATGATCGGGAAGCTATTCACTAG